The Equus asinus isolate D_3611 breed Donkey chromosome 25, EquAss-T2T_v2, whole genome shotgun sequence genomic sequence CCCTCTAAGACGCTAAAATTTCTCCAGACTTTATCCTCTGGTCCCTTTGTCAAAATAACTTTCATTCTGACCACAATCCAGGAAAGTCAGAGGTAGGTATTTTGCCCTCATTTTGCTGGGGATGGAGAAACTGATGCACAAAGAGTTTAGCAACTTTTTCAGATTTGCAGTGTGGCATAGGGCGGCTTTAGAATTCGAGTCCCAGACATCGATTGCTGGTGCAGCCACACAATTGCGTCTTCCTCTCAGGAAAGGGCTGCACTGTTTCTCTCAGCATCCTCTCTGTCCTTTACCACATCCTGCATCGCTCTTGGCCTAAATGTCTGGGACAAGTGAACTCCCTCAGTTCAAGCTTCTCTGAGGTCCCATGGGCAAAGCACTGTGCTACTTACAGTGGGAAAACAGATGATAGTAGCTGCTTTATAGGAGCTTAAAGATGAATATGCTCCTCACCGAAACTGTGCTATCCAGGAGTGACACCATCAAGACAGGGAATGCCCTGGTGAGAGGGAAGCCCTCTCTTCCAGGGCACGGGCTCTTCTTCCTGAGTCTGAGGAAGACGTTTGACACCCTGTGGTAAGGTTGGGGCTGTTTCTATGGAAACCAGAGAATCTGTCCCGCCACCTGTATCTCCCTCTCAGCTGGTGAACCCTCAGGGATGCAAGGCAACCAACAGGTCCAGGTGACCTTGAGAGTCTGGGCTATGAGACCTGTGGCCAAATTGAGGCCACAAAGTGAGGTAGGTGGGGGAGACCACCAGCCCCAGGAAAACTCAAGCCAGTGTGTGAGGCAGGCCCTTCCCTGCCCCAGTCAGCCTCAAAACTGGAAGCTCGATTGCCTGCTCAGTGAGACTGGGCTGTAGTGACGACAAGAACCGTGACAACCAGGGCATGTGCACAGCAGAGTGTTTAGAAGGATCTTGACAACTCGGAGCCTGAATTGGGGTCGTTTCCTACAATTGCTTTTCAATAAGCCATTGAGGGGGGAGTAACTAAAATGACTGACACAGAGAAAATCAAAGCCTGCCATTTAAAAACTGAAGAGATGAGCTTTCAGGAAAGGACAAACGAAGTTTTATTTACATCCTGCCTTAGAATCACAGCGTAACTGTAGGAAACACATTTTGAAGCtgatgaagaagaaagatatcACTTAAGACCTGGGTGTCAATGTAACACGGTGCAGTGgtgaagagcatggactctgggccAGTCTTTCTGGGCTCCAATCCAAGCTGTgtgtctttctgtgcctcagtttcctcctctgttagtACGGTGCTGTCATGGTACCTACTTGTTTGAGTTGTTGCAATGCATCACATGGATGATTTCTGTAAGTCCCTGTCACAGGGCCAACACTATTTGTTAGTTCTTCCTTCTATTGCTTTTAATTTAACACAAACTTTCTTAGTATCTGTGCACGTTTCCTTCAGAAATTTATGGGcaaatgcataatattttacAGGGTTGAATCCATATAAATGTCTTTATCTTGGATGTACTTGACCTTGAAATTCTGAGCTCAAGGGAACCAACAGTCAGTAGAGTCCACCGGGCCTTCCCAAGCACAGCGCCTGCTTGGTGTTTCACTTAAGAGGCTGCGAGGCTTGGTAACGTGACTAAGGCCCACGATTCAGGGTCAGTCTCAGGGGATGGGAATTCTGCCTTTGTCAAATAGAAGTTAATGTATCTAGTTACTTTCTGTGCCTTGGAGCTTCTCTTTCCTCAGCTCTAAAATGGGGAGTAACCCAATGCTGTGTAGTAGTTTGGAGGCCGAAGAATAAGATGCGGAAATCCCAGTGTGGAGCCTGGTACTGGGCATGGACCCTGCTTCCTCCCTTGAAGGCAGTGaccacagcagcatggccagcttTCCACTGAGGCAGGGCTCTCTGTCCTTTTTCAGAGTGTGGAGAGTGCAAAGACATCATTGAATCCGTGCTTGGGGACAAGCTGCCTTTTGAGGAGGGGAAGCTGGCAGAGGAGTCAACGCTAGCCAAGAAGCTCAGGTAAGGAGGGCTGTGTGGGGGTAGGCTGGTGGGTAGCTGTGGGAAAAGCTGAAGTGGGGCAGGGAGCAACTTTGGgccaagagaaggcagaaatgtaCACGGCAGGCACTTGTGTTCAAATGTTTATAAAGCAACTAGGGAAAAGTAATTGGAAAATTATGGACTCCAGTTATCCAGAGGCtcacttactcttttttttcaaaactataaatttttgAACTGAAATTCACCAAACACGAATTTGCACAAATTGaggtgaacaattcagtggcatttaatacGTTGACAGTGTTGTGCCATCACCCGCTCATTTCCCTTTAATCACAATCACCGCCTGTCTCACGagggcttgttgtgttttctttctaaagaattCTGTCTCCTTGACCCTGTCATTCTCGTGTTCTTTCCAGCTAACCCAGCTGTGCTCGTGCACATTTCTGTGTGTGGCTTTGTGTCCATTCACTGCAGAATGCACCATGTGTATTTCAACATAGAAGCGGGCATGGCTGAAGGGGGTAACTGAAGAGACACGTTTTTAAAACAGGTTTAGGAAGACACCTGGTTTTGTTGACAGCAGGAACAATGAGTAGGATGTCCAGGAATCTGACAGGAGCTCTCTCTGATACAGAGGAAACCTGTGATttaccttcctctttctctttgccaCAGGCAAGTCGCCACACATCGGCCAGAATTCTCTGAGGACTCCTTGGGGGCAGTTCTCACAGAAATCTTGAAAATCTTTAGAATCTGTCACTCATCCCTTTGGACTctcaagttttctcttctgtcccaCCTTAGGGAATCCAATCTCCTAATTCAAGAGCAGGAGCAGCAACTGGCCTATCTGCGGCACAAGTTACAGGAAGGGCGAGAAGTGTGGGCCCTGCTGAGTCAGCACCTCAATGACCTGCTGACACACAACGGCTCTGATGACCACCAAGGGCAGGCCTTCCGCCAGCAACTGGCTGAGGGATATAGGCTGGCCAAGCACCTTGCCCACATACTCGGCCCAGGTAAGGTGGCCACAGGCCCTCACTGCACTGAACTTCTCCAAGGTGCCTGGCTCACAAGACCCTCTACACCTCCCCTCGTAATGTTTTGACTAGCTGTCCCAGTTTGCGTGTTGCACTTGGGACCATGGTAGGACCAGGACTGGCTAGGTGGGCGCAGAGAGCAGATATGCCCAGGGTGGAGGTCATAGTGGTGCAAGTGTCGGCTTCCTTCCTGATGGACTGTGACCTTTAGGGCAGGAGGCCACACCTACCTACTGTCAGAGGACACAAAAGAGGATGTGACAGGAGGCAGCTTGTTTGAGTGAAAAGAGCCTTGGACTAAGGGTGGCCATTCCCAGGCTCCAGCCTGAGAGCTGACGGTACTAACACTGGGTGAGAGATTGATTTTTACTTCATCTGTATCAATCTCCTCAGCAGTAAAATGGATCCAATAATCTGTTCACGGTAGCTGTAGTCATCAAACGTAGGAATGTCTATGAATGCACTTGAGAACAAAGCAAGCCCCTCGCTCTGTGGGGTTGGGCAAGGTACTGGATGTGGTAGAACTTGGTGGTAGAGAGTTTAGACTGGAGACCTTTCCGTAGAGAGAATTTCCCTCCACAACACACAGAAGCCAACTTGGAGGGCCCTTAAAGTCCCCAGATGAGGGATGTTGGCTTGGGTTCTTTCTTGTCTCCTTAGAGAAAGGACGAGGTTCTCTGTGAGAGCTGGGAAGGGATATAGGGCCTGTGCCTTTGGCAGGATTTGTGGCAGAATGGAGCACGCAGTCGCAGAATTCAAGATGGAAGCTGGACAAGTACCCAGTGATATGAGGAACAAAAGACAGCTTAAACTTTTGCCCAATTTCAGGCAGAGTCTGCAATGATGGTGATCCAGCGGATCACAGACACACCGCCTGGTAAATCAGAAATCCATGCTGGGGCAATGCTTTCAAGACAATGCACTAGGACTTCAAGACCATACGGACtcctgcatagatatttatgtctCTATGGCTGTTGAGGTCACTGCGTTTATAGAGGTTAAAGTGGGAAAGAGCTAACTGgacatttctgaatttatttgcaGGGAATAACGAAGAcaaggaagatgaaaagacacaAGGCACACTGACTCACAGGTGACAATGAATAATCTGGTGCCGGTAATGGGTGGGGAAAATGTGGAGACGGTATCAGAAAGAACAGTAAGTGAGGGGAACAAAGTCACaaatgccagaggcaagagaaggaaaCGTGGAGGTTGTAATGATTTAATTCACTCAACCAACAAGGAAAAGGCTCTGTTAACTTCAATGTTACTCATCTCTATGGACCTGTAAGTCTGACACAAGAGAACGCAACACCCTTAGGAAATCATGCACATAGAGAAAAGCTCTATTCTCTCCTGCAAGAAAAATCAGGGTGAGACGCATATCTAACTGCTACACATTAATGATGGTCTCTGGAAGGAAGTAAACTAGCAGTGCAAAAACTAAAGGGATGATTAACCgcattaaacaacaaaaatggagTGAGATGAGAAAAATGTACCTGTTCTGTaaacagtcagagaaagaagcataGAATGGAGACCATCATAGGGATTATACAATGAAACAAGAAGGGACTTCATTTGAAGGGGAAATGTGATGATCTCAGGTATAGGGACATCAGGAAGTGCTCGCTATCCCCGTTTCCCCATGCAGACAACCAccaagtgtccctttcccagagtgctctgtgtttctcaccgtggtcctcagatgggcCAATTCCGTGATCTCTCTCCAGTGTGGTCACGTGCAGTCAGATGCCggaggtgtgctcatctgtcagcggatGGCATGCGCTCTcccgttctctcttttttccgtcacccagcggaggacgcatgtctgcctctgcccagTTGCCATTCCCACGGTGGCGGCTATTTCCTGGCAAAGAGAGTCATTCGTGACCAAAGTCCGCATCATGCCCCAGtagggagagaggcagaccttgcagcttccagatttctaggagtcgacagtggtgccagagcccaggcagggttcacttggcagctgtctgtgcatttccaccaactggaTGCAAGAGTGTTGATGCCGCCTTTAGGGTCCTCTGAGTGGGTGGGTGTGTGATGACTCTTGTGGAGTGGAGGCGCTCGTTCTCCTTGCTCAAGAGCTCATTTTCTGCTCGGTGCTCTGAGCAAGCTCTgctcgctctctcctcctctgtctctgtctgtgtgtctgtctctctccctctctctctctctgtgtctctctctgtctgtctctctgtctctgtgtctgtgtctgtgtctgtctgtctctcgtCGGCTCACGCTGGATCGCTCGCTCTCTcgcgctctctgtctctctccctgcgcGCCCCACCCCccggccctctctgtctctgtctctgtctttttccagctctctctcctgttcccacttcaactgcggcctggccccagccagaggaggattgtgtgatctccctggctgagcccttcctattgctcttctgtgagcagacccttccaccttccagggAAAGCAGCTCTAGGAATGTGTGTTTCCCAAAGccgcttgtctccacttgagccctccctccccccacaggctCGGCGGGGATGTGCCGCCCACGGTCGAGCCTCCGCTCCCGAGAGCGTGCCTGGAGGAATACTCCTGGACATGTGCCACGGATGTCGGCCAGTCCGAGTCCTGCTGGACTCAGTCGAGCAGTGccgtcttctgcttccagggcctggccgtctcctccctggcagacacccccagTGAGTATTGCCGCTGTGCAGGGGATAAGGCTCCAGCTGGACTCCCTGGGCGGTCCGTGTCCTTGGCATGCCAGCCCTCGGGCTGTGCAGACAGACACATTGAAGGGAATCAGGCTGGAGGACGGAGTTGGAAGCACAGACGGGAGACGCTTGAGGGAGCTgcgctcccttccttcttgccaggATACGCCCAGGTGCCCCTGGCCCCAGTGACACATCACGGGACCCAAAGCCGGCAGGACAAACTCAGCTCCCCTGTGCCGTACGTAGCGCCAGGGCAGGTGTCTGTCAAACGTCCCCACTGGCGTGAAATGTCTCCTCGCACCTTCAGTGCTCTAACTTTCACGCCTGAGGCGTGTCCCTCCAGATTCTAGGCCCACCCCGTGCGCCTGGCCTCCTTGTGGACATCTGCCTCCGAGACGCCTCCCGGGCTTCACTCTTCCGGGCCCCACTCTCCGTCTCCGTCACGTTGGCCTCTCTTCCGAAGCAGTCCTCGGAAGAACGCCCCTAGCCACCTGTCCCGTTTCCCGTGCTCCCGTGTTTCCCGCGTGCGAGCCTAGGCCttggccttctcccagcccacagggtggccagtgtttctgcggagcagggggcgacgatgcctctggatgccagggtttgtagagtgcagccggccttctcccctcaggcgatgagttcgactcgagcctccacaactagtgtccccgcgcagagaaggctgagtagcgcggcacttgtgcgagcaggcactta encodes the following:
- the LOC139042100 gene encoding putative NBPF family member NBPF5; the encoded protein is MAVCPHALSDPRAEVTLQESNQELRSQLAQSKQDFQALMEEFLVSEAAAYSLATELQKHKCGECKDIIESVLGDKLPFEEGKLAEESTLAKKLRESNLLIQEQEQQLAYLRHKLQEGREVWALLSQHLNDLLTHNGSDDHQGQAFRQQLAEGYRLAKHLAHILGPGNNEDKEDEKTQGTLTHRLGGDVPPTVEPPLPRACLEEYSWTCATDVGQSESCWTQSSSAVFCFQGLAVSSLADTPSEYCRCAGDKAPAGLPGRSVSLACQPSGCADRHIEGNQAGGRSWKHRRETLEGAALPSFLPGYAQVPLAPVTHHGTQSRQDKLSSPVPYVAPGQILGPPRAPGLLVDICLRDASRASLFRAPLSVSVTLASLPKQSSEERP